From the Brachyhypopomus gauderio isolate BG-103 chromosome 5, BGAUD_0.2, whole genome shotgun sequence genome, one window contains:
- the LOC143514893 gene encoding uncharacterized protein LOC143514893 — protein MRQMMVRAFLLVILAQLNPVTSKEDSEKTNFLPSPGHDSYGLQNKADIKDSRSSHPAVYCDRESLIIEISPTQRTDFNLIIDDKPQVFVKHVLEQCSHVELQPSSTFRIFYEGCYLHDWVAHKKQYTVTIGHPDSNLKGAMVISETCPSLTSGALLQIPAVTCAADATIVKLPAKT, from the exons ATGCGGCAGATGATGGTTCGGGCTTTTCTCTTGGTCATACTGGCCCAGCTCAACCCAGTAACATCAAAGGAAGATTCTGAGAAAACGAATTTTCTCCCGTCTCCTGGACATGATTCTTATG GATTGCAAAATAAGGCTGATATTAAGGACTCACGTAGTTCGCATCCAGCGGTTTACTGCGACAGGGAAAGTCTGATAATAGAAATTTCTCCAACTCAGCGCACAGATTTTAACCTGATAATCG ATGATAAACCTCAGGTGTTTGTCAAACATGTGCTGGAACAGTGCAGTCATGTGGAGCTGCAGCCTTCTTCAacgttcaggatcttctatgaaGGCTGTTACTTACACGACTGG gtTGCCCACAAGAAACAGTACACAGTGACAATAGGCCATCCTGACAGCAACCTGAAGGGGGCTATGGTAATATCTGAAACCTGTCCATCACTCACATCTGGAGCTCTTCTGCAGATTCCTGCAGTGACGTGTGCAGCTGATGCTACAATTGTGAAGCTACCTGCTAAG ACCTAG
- the dus3l gene encoding tRNA-dihydrouridine(47) synthase [NAD(P)(+)]-like isoform X2, which produces MRGQNKSRPHMKPQSYDSRRLCPSLVQERVNACFFGEKCKFIHDVTDYMSTKPADLGERCYLFDTFGRCSYGITCRFARAHTGPDFKNMVNEELCKMTMEMVRNSLDKDLQRRLRKRQVTFTRSETYLKSIRAGNNRGGPTGKTMGPEHHSPEAVVKEVGQQEQEPSAGALHVEGSVTHPCPGKTIGPLTDADVIKLRPCERKQVDFRDKLYLAPLTTCGNLPFRRVCKQFGADITCGEMAMCTNLLQGQASEWALLKRHHTEDLFGVQLEGCFPDTMTRCAELLNENIDVDFVDINSGCPIDLVYKKGGGCGLMTRTNRFEQIVRGMNSVLDVPLTVKIRTGVQQNCNIAHKLIPDLKKWGVSLITLHGRSREQRYTKMADWDYISSCSKLASPVPLFGNGDILSYEDAMKARETGVSGIMLARGALIKPWLFTEIKERRHWDISSHERLDVLRDFTHYGLEHWGSDTQGVEKTRTFLLEWLSFTCRYIPVGLLEHLPQKINERPPYYMGRDYLETLMASQHVDDWVKISEMLLGPVPKNFSFLPKHKANAYK; this is translated from the exons AtgagaggacagaacaagtctaGACCTCACATGAAACCTCAGAGCTACGACAGCCGTAGGCTGTGTCCCTCACTGGTGCAG GAGCGTGTAAACGCATGCTTCTTTGGTGAGAAGTGTAAGTTCATCCACGACGTGACTGACTACATGTCCACCAAACCTGCAGACCTGGGTGAACGTTGCTACCTCTTTGACACCTTCGGCAGGTGCTCATACGGAATCACCTGCAGGTTTGCCCGTGCTCACACTGGCCCTGACTTTAAGAACATGGTGAATGAGGAGCTGTGCAAAATGACCATGGAAATGGTCCGCAACAGTCTGGACAAAGATCTCCAGCGCCGTCTCCGTAAGAGACAGGTGACTTTCACACGCTCAGAAACGTACCTGAAAAGCATCCGTGCAGGAAACAACAGAGGAGGTCCGACTGGGAAGACGATGGGACCAGAACACCACAGTCCTGAGGCTGTTGTCAAAGAGGTGGGACAGCAGGAACAGGAGCCAAGCGCTGGTGCCCTACATGTAGAG GGCAGCGTGACGCACCCTTGTCCTGGGAAGACCATCGGGCCACTGACTGATGCAGATGTCATCAAACTACGACCGTGTGAGAGGAAACAG GTGGACTTCAGAGACAAGCTCTACCTGGCGCCCTTAACCACG TGTGGGAATCTGCCGTTTCGGCGCGTGTGTAAGCAGTTCGGAGCAGACATCACGTGTGGAGAGATGGCGATGTGTACAAACCTGTTGCAGGGTCAGGCGTCTGAGTGGGCCCTGCTAAAAAGACACCACACTGAGGACCTCTTTGGGGTGCAG CTGGAGGGCTGTTTTCCTGACACCATGACAAGATGCGCTGAACTGCTCAATGAAAACATCGACGTTGACTTTGTGGACATAAACTCTGGGTGCCCTATAGACTTGGTTTATAAAAAG ggaggggggtgtggcctGATGACCAGAACAAACAGGTTTGAACAGATCGTCAGAGGAATGAACTCG GTTCTGGATGTCCCTCTGACTGTGAAGATCCGAACTGGAGTCCAGCAAAACTGCAACATTGCACACAAACTCATTCCTGATCTGAAGAAGTGGGGTGTGTCTCTGATCACG CTGCATGGTAGATCTCGAGAGCAGCGCTATACTAAAATGGCAGATTGGGATTACATCAGCAGCTGCTCGAAGCTGGCCAGCCCTGTCCCTCTGTTTG GTAACGGAGACATTCTGTCATATGAAGACGCCATGAAGGCCAGGGAGACAGGAGTATCTGGAATTATGTTGGCAAG GGGGGCTCTGATAAAGCCCTGGCTGTTTACTGAGATTAAGGAGAGACGACATTGGGATATCTCATCACATGAGCGTCTAGACGTGCTTCGGGACTTCACACACTACGGCCTTGAGCACTGGGGCTCTGACACGCAGGGCGTGGAGAAGACCCGCACCTTCCTGTTGGAGTGGCTCTCCTTCACCTGCAG gtatatcCCAGTTGGCCTGCTGGAGCACCTTCCTCAGAAGATTAATGAGCGCCCTCCATACTACATGGGGCGGGACTACCTGGAGACACTTATGGCCAGCCAGCACGTGGACGACTGGGTCAAAATCAG TGAGATGTTGCTTGGTCCTGTGCCTAAGAACTTCAGCTTCCTCCCCAAACACAAAGCCAATGCCTACAAGTGA
- the dus3l gene encoding tRNA-dihydrouridine(47) synthase [NAD(P)(+)]-like isoform X1, whose product MATAADGPTDGPTVRVAEKGEAALKQQYVTTKEKFHVFLATGGMGGKDDEEGEAPCADGANGAAEETSEEPESKKRKLDSNTQTEDTKQDKKKMRGQNKSRPHMKPQSYDSRRLCPSLVQERVNACFFGEKCKFIHDVTDYMSTKPADLGERCYLFDTFGRCSYGITCRFARAHTGPDFKNMVNEELCKMTMEMVRNSLDKDLQRRLRKRQVTFTRSETYLKSIRAGNNRGGPTGKTMGPEHHSPEAVVKEVGQQEQEPSAGALHVEGSVTHPCPGKTIGPLTDADVIKLRPCERKQVDFRDKLYLAPLTTCGNLPFRRVCKQFGADITCGEMAMCTNLLQGQASEWALLKRHHTEDLFGVQLEGCFPDTMTRCAELLNENIDVDFVDINSGCPIDLVYKKGGGCGLMTRTNRFEQIVRGMNSVLDVPLTVKIRTGVQQNCNIAHKLIPDLKKWGVSLITLHGRSREQRYTKMADWDYISSCSKLASPVPLFGNGDILSYEDAMKARETGVSGIMLARGALIKPWLFTEIKERRHWDISSHERLDVLRDFTHYGLEHWGSDTQGVEKTRTFLLEWLSFTCRYIPVGLLEHLPQKINERPPYYMGRDYLETLMASQHVDDWVKISEMLLGPVPKNFSFLPKHKANAYK is encoded by the exons ATGGCCACCGCTGCAGACGGGCCCACAGACGGGCCCACAGTCCGGGTGGCCGAGAAAGGCGAAGCGGCGCTGAAACAACA GTATGTCACCACTAAAGAGAAATTTCATGTATTTCTGGCTACTGGTGGGATGGGTGGAAAAGATGATGAAGAAGGTGAAGCTCCATGTGCAGATGGAGCTAACGGTGCAGCAGAGGAAACTTCTGAAGAACCAGAGTCGAAGAAGAGGAAGCTCGACAGTAACACCCAGACTGAAGACACAAAACAGGACAAGAAGAAGAtgagaggacagaacaagtctaGACCTCACATGAAACCTCAGAGCTACGACAGCCGTAGGCTGTGTCCCTCACTGGTGCAG GAGCGTGTAAACGCATGCTTCTTTGGTGAGAAGTGTAAGTTCATCCACGACGTGACTGACTACATGTCCACCAAACCTGCAGACCTGGGTGAACGTTGCTACCTCTTTGACACCTTCGGCAGGTGCTCATACGGAATCACCTGCAGGTTTGCCCGTGCTCACACTGGCCCTGACTTTAAGAACATGGTGAATGAGGAGCTGTGCAAAATGACCATGGAAATGGTCCGCAACAGTCTGGACAAAGATCTCCAGCGCCGTCTCCGTAAGAGACAGGTGACTTTCACACGCTCAGAAACGTACCTGAAAAGCATCCGTGCAGGAAACAACAGAGGAGGTCCGACTGGGAAGACGATGGGACCAGAACACCACAGTCCTGAGGCTGTTGTCAAAGAGGTGGGACAGCAGGAACAGGAGCCAAGCGCTGGTGCCCTACATGTAGAG GGCAGCGTGACGCACCCTTGTCCTGGGAAGACCATCGGGCCACTGACTGATGCAGATGTCATCAAACTACGACCGTGTGAGAGGAAACAG GTGGACTTCAGAGACAAGCTCTACCTGGCGCCCTTAACCACG TGTGGGAATCTGCCGTTTCGGCGCGTGTGTAAGCAGTTCGGAGCAGACATCACGTGTGGAGAGATGGCGATGTGTACAAACCTGTTGCAGGGTCAGGCGTCTGAGTGGGCCCTGCTAAAAAGACACCACACTGAGGACCTCTTTGGGGTGCAG CTGGAGGGCTGTTTTCCTGACACCATGACAAGATGCGCTGAACTGCTCAATGAAAACATCGACGTTGACTTTGTGGACATAAACTCTGGGTGCCCTATAGACTTGGTTTATAAAAAG ggaggggggtgtggcctGATGACCAGAACAAACAGGTTTGAACAGATCGTCAGAGGAATGAACTCG GTTCTGGATGTCCCTCTGACTGTGAAGATCCGAACTGGAGTCCAGCAAAACTGCAACATTGCACACAAACTCATTCCTGATCTGAAGAAGTGGGGTGTGTCTCTGATCACG CTGCATGGTAGATCTCGAGAGCAGCGCTATACTAAAATGGCAGATTGGGATTACATCAGCAGCTGCTCGAAGCTGGCCAGCCCTGTCCCTCTGTTTG GTAACGGAGACATTCTGTCATATGAAGACGCCATGAAGGCCAGGGAGACAGGAGTATCTGGAATTATGTTGGCAAG GGGGGCTCTGATAAAGCCCTGGCTGTTTACTGAGATTAAGGAGAGACGACATTGGGATATCTCATCACATGAGCGTCTAGACGTGCTTCGGGACTTCACACACTACGGCCTTGAGCACTGGGGCTCTGACACGCAGGGCGTGGAGAAGACCCGCACCTTCCTGTTGGAGTGGCTCTCCTTCACCTGCAG gtatatcCCAGTTGGCCTGCTGGAGCACCTTCCTCAGAAGATTAATGAGCGCCCTCCATACTACATGGGGCGGGACTACCTGGAGACACTTATGGCCAGCCAGCACGTGGACGACTGGGTCAAAATCAG TGAGATGTTGCTTGGTCCTGTGCCTAAGAACTTCAGCTTCCTCCCCAAACACAAAGCCAATGCCTACAAGTGA
- the mterf1 gene encoding transcription termination factor 1, mitochondrial, with protein sequence MNLQQVLVRLGSRILQPVHSSTCITDSMYRYCHTESPESPPTTRATSLENQSLLKNLTVLGVDVMMARRRQPTILQKVETNECGLADFLYSKGASREVVGSIISRFPRAITRSAEHLDQRWKLWRNIFTSNAKIIKILHRSPESFFRSTDNENLEKNVAFLSSLDLTPKHLQRLVTVAPRTFSNSVELNRTMVELLHSICVSLGGKDCEGFAKAIISRNVYILTRSTKRVKANIHFLLEELKLSDDEALVLLQGPGAEILDLSHPTLKNNFLNLQEKLQSLGCQRADVKKLVFSYSTVLFLSSATLNNKLDCLVEGGVDIKQIVNKPKVLDFSVATLKHRLDVLNSLSYNFGVNGVSILDMSKKRFDTKLKKLQMFEE encoded by the coding sequence aTGAATCTGCAGCAGGTCCTCGTTCGTCTGGGGTCACGGATCCTGCAGCCTGTGCATTCCAGCACTTGCATCACTGACTCCATGTACAGATACTGCCACACTGAATCCCCAGAATCCCCACCCACCACCAGGGCCACCAGCTTGGAGAATCAATCCCTGCTGAAGAACCTCACAGTGCTCGGCGTTGACGTGATGATGGCGCGTCGCCGCCAGCCCACCATCCTTCAGAAGGTTGAGACGAATGAGTGCGGCCTGGCTGACTTCCTGTACAGCAAAGGAGCCAGCCGTGAAGTGGTGGGGAGCATCATCTCGCGGTTCCCGCGAGCGATCACGCGTTCCGCCGAGCACCTTGACCAGCGATGGAAGCTTTGGAGGAACATCTTCACAAGCAATGCCAAGATCATCAAGATCCTGCACCGCTCACCTGAGTCTTTCTTCCGCTCCACTGACAATGAAAACCTGGAGAAGAACGTGGCATTCTTGAGCTCCCTGGACTTGACACCCAAGCACCTGCAGCGGCTCGTCACTGTGGCACCACGAACCTTCTCCAACAGTGTGGAGCTGAACCGCACAATGGTGGAGCTCCTACACAGCATATGTGTCAGTCTTGGAGGGAAGGACTGTGAAGGCTTTGCCAAGGCCATCATCTCCAGGAACGTCTACATCCTCACCCGCAGCACAAAACGTGTGAAGGCCAACATCCACTTCCTGCTCGAGGAGTTGAAACTGAGTGATGACGAAGCTCTCGTCCTGCTTCAGGGTCCTGGTGCTGAAATCCTGGACCTGTCCCACCCCACCCTGAAGAACAACTTCCTAAACCTGCAGGAGAAGCTGCAGTCTCTGGGCTGCCAGAGGGCAGACGTGAAGAAGCTTGTGTTCAGTTACTCCACGGTGCTGTTCCTTTCCTCTGCAACGCTGAATAATAAGCTGGACTGCTTGGTTGAAGGTGGTGTGGACATTAAACAGATAGTGAATAAGCCCAAAGTGTTGGACTTCAGTGTGGCCACCTTAAAACATCGTCTGGATGTGCTGAACAGTCTAAGCTATAACTTTGGTGTGAACGGAGTCTCCATTCTGGACATGAGTAAAAAAAGATTTGATACCAAGTTGAAGAAACTGCAAATGTTCGAAGAATAA